A genome region from Musa acuminata AAA Group cultivar baxijiao chromosome BXJ3-5, Cavendish_Baxijiao_AAA, whole genome shotgun sequence includes the following:
- the LOC135638230 gene encoding probable aldo-keto reductase 2 codes for MAREAGSGNDGGVIVGPMKLGSQGLEVSRQGLGCMGMSAFYGPPKPDTDMIALIHYAIRSGVTFFDTSDIYGPCTNEILLGKALQGGVREKVELATKFGISFQDGKREIRGDPAYVRAACESSLQRLGIDCIDLYYQHRVDTRVPIEVTMGELKKLVEEGKIKYIGLSEASASTIRRAHAVHPITAVQLEWSLWTRDVEEDIIPTCRELGIGIVAYSPLGRGFFSSGPKMVETLSEHDFRKLMPRFQPENLAQNALIFERVNEMAKRKGCTPSQLALAWVHHQGSDVCPIPGTTKIENFNQNIGALSVKLTPEEMAELESYALADAVKGDRYGAAMNTWRMSDTPPLSSWKGE; via the exons ATGGCCAGAGAGGCGGGAAGCGGCAACGACGGAGGCGTGATAGTGGGGCCGATGAAGCTGGGCTCACAGGGCCTGGAGGTCTCCAGGCAGGGCCTCGGCTGCATGGGCATGTCGGCCTTCTACGGGCCGCCCAAGCCGGACACCGACATGATCGCCCTCATCCACTACGCTATCCGCTCCGGTGTCACCTTCTTCGACACCTCCGACATCTACGGTCCCTGCACTAACGAGATCCTCCTCGGCAAA GCACTGCAAGGTGGGGTGAGGGAGAAGGTGGAGCTGGCCACAAAGTTCGGGATCAGCTTCCAGGACGGGAAGAGGGAGATTCGTGGAGATCCGGCATACGTCAGGGCCGCCTGCGAGAGCAGCTTGCAGAGGCTCGGCATCGACTGCATCGATCTCTATTATCAGCACCGCGTCGACACCCGGGTTCCCATCGAGGTCACG ATGGGAGAACTTAAGAAATTGGTGGAAGAAGGAAAAATAAAGTACATTGGATTGTCTGAGGCCTCTGCATCGACAATCAGGAGGGCACATGCAGTTCACCCAATAACTGCTGTGCAACTGGAATGGTCTTTGTGGACAAGAGATGTCGAAGAAGATATAATTCCTACTTGCAG agaACTTGGTATAGGCATTGTTGCATACAGTCCACTGGGAAGGGGCTTCTTTTCTTCTGGACCAAAGATGGTTGAAACTCTGTCTGAACATGATTTCCGTAAG CTCATGCCTAGGTTTCAGCCTGAGAATCTCGCTCAAAATGCACTTATCTTTGAACGTGTAAACGAAATGGCCAAGAGGAAGGGATGCACCCCTTCACAACTTGCTTTGGCCTGGGTTCACCATCAAGGAAGTGATGTGTGCCCTATACCTGGCACTACCAAGATCGAAAACTTTAACCAGAATATCGGAGCACTATCAGTAAAACTCACACCTGAGGAGATGGCTGAACTTGAATCATATGCTTTGGCAGATGCAGTCAAGGGTGATAGGTATGGTGCTGCAATGAATACGTGGAGAATGTCCGATACTCCTCCCTTATCCTCATGGAAAGGTGAATGA